The Streptomyces lienomycini sequence CCGGCAGGCGTTTTTCGGGGTGAGCGTGTCGCCCTCGCACAGGGTCGGCACGTCCGTGCCGACCGCCCGGCAGGCGTCGAGGATCGTGGACCCCTCGGGGACCCGGGCCTCCTGCCCGTCGAGGGTGAACTCCACCAGGCGGCGCGGCACTCCGAGCGGTATCGCGGTCATTCGTACGCCCCCAGACGGTCGATGGCGGATTCCACGGCGTTCCACGCGGTCTGCCCCAGACCGCAGATCGAGGCGTCCCGCATCGCGCGGCCGACCTCGCGCAGGAGGGTGATGTCGCCGTCGGCGTCGGCGCCGGTGCGGTCGACGAGCCGGTGCAGCGCCTCCTCCTGGCGTACGGTCCCGACCCGGCAGGGCACGCACTGGCCGCACGACTCGTCGCGGAAGAACTCCGCGATGCGCAGGAGCAGGCGGGGGAGCGGGACCGTGTCGTCGAAGGCCATGACGACGCCGGAGCCGAGCGTCGTGCCCGCCTCGCGGGTGCCTTCGAAGGTGAGCGGGATGTCCAGTTCGTCGGGGCGGACGAAGCCGCCGGCGGCGCCGCCGAGCAGGACCGCGCGGAGGCCGTCGCGGACCCCGGCGAGGGTGAGCAGCTCGCCGAGTGTGGCGCCGAAGGGGAGCTCGTAGACGCCGGGGCGGGCGACGCTGCCGGACACGCAGAACAGCTTCGGGCCGGTGGACGCCGGGGTGCCGATCGCGGCGTACGCCTCGGCTCCCCTCGTCAGGATGGGCAGGACGTTGACCAGCGTCTCGACGTTGTTCTCCACCGTCGGCTTGCCGAACAGGCCCTTCTCGACCGGGAACGGCGGCTTGGAGCGGGGCTCGCCGCGGCGGCCCTCGATGGAGTTGAACAGGGCCGTCTCCTCGCCGCAGATGTACGCGCCCGCGCCGCGCCGGATCTCGATGTCGAAGGCGTAGCCCTGGCCGAGGACGTCGTCGCCGAGGAGGCCGCGGGTGCGGGCCTGCTCGATGGCGTGGGTGAGGCGGGCGGTGGCGCGGGGGTACTCGCCGCGGAGGTAGAGGTAGCCCCGGTGGGCGCCGGTCGCGTACGCGGCGATCGTCATGGCCTCGACGAGGGCGTACGGGTCGCCCTCCATGAGGACGCGGTCCTTGAAGGTGCCCGGTTCGGATTCGTCGGCGTTGCAGACGAGGTAGTGCGGGTGGTCGGGCTGGGCGGCCGTCGCCTGCCACTTGCGGCCGGTGGGGAAGGCGGCGCCGCCGCGGCCGACCAGGCCGGCGTCGGTGACCTCGCGGATGACGGCGGCGGGGCCGAGGGCGAAGGCGCGGCGGAGGGCGGTGTAGCCGCCGTGGGCGCGGTAGTCGTCGAGGGAGGTGGGGTCCACGGTGCCGACGCGTTTGAGGAGGGTGAGGTCGGGGGCGCCGGTCTGGGGGACCGCCAGGGCGGAGGCGGGTTCGGCGGGGGCCGATTCGGGGCCGGTGGCGGTGTGGACTGCCGTGTCCGGGGTCGCGGGGGCGCATACGGCCGTCGCGTGGAGGGTGTTTCGCCCCCGCCGCCCCTTCCCTGTCCCGACCCCGGGGGCTGCCGCTCCCGGCCCCTCGCTGTCGGCCTGGACGGCCTCGTCCTCAAACGCCGGACGGGCTGTAACGGCCCCCTGCGCGGCGTCAGCTGGAGCACCTGCCCGGATCACCAACGCTGCCGGCGCCCGTTCGCACAGGCCCAGGCAGGGAGATCGCTCGACCTTCACGCCGCTCTCCGGGCCCAGGCGTGCCTCCACCGCCGCGCACAGTTCACTCGCCCCCGCCGCGGTGCACGCCAGGTCCGTGCAGACGTGCAGGACGGTCGCCGGGCGGGGGCGGACCGAGAACATGGCGTAGAAGGTGGCCACCCCGTATGCCTCGGCAGGGGGGACGGTCAGGCGTCGGCACACGTAGTCCAGGGCGCCCTCGCTGATCCAGCCGACGCGGTCGTTGAGCGCGTGCAGGGCCGGCAGGAGCTGGTCGCGGCGGTTCCGGGCCTCCCGGCCGCCGCGTGCCCACCTGAGGTCGGCGTCGGAGCGGTCGGCGCCCTCCCAGGAGGACTCGGGCGGGCCGAGCAGGGCGTCCACGGCGGCGCGTTCCTCGTCCGTGGGCTTGCCGTCACCGAAGCGCAGGTCCACCGGTGCTCACCTTCTCGATCCGGATCGCCGAGGCCTTGAACTCCGCCGTCCCGGCGATCGGGCAGTTGGCCTCGATGGTCAGCTGGTTGGTGTCCACCTCGTCGGGGAAGTGGAAGCTCATGAAGGCGAGCCCGGGGCGCAGGGCCGTGTCGACCCACACGGGCGCGAGAAGCGAACCGCGCCGGGAGGTGACCCGGACCTCCTCGCCGACCGCCACCCCGTAGCGTTCGGCGTCCTCCGGGCACAGCTCGACGGCCTCGCCGCGACGCAGCGGAGAGGCGTAACCGCCGCTCTGAACCCCCGTGTTGTAGGAGTCCAGGCGCCGTCCCGTGGTCAGCCGGATCGGGTAGTGCTCGTCGGTGAGGTCCACGGGCGGGTCGTGCCGGACGATGCCGAAGGGGGCGAGGCGGCCGCGGCGGTCCGGGTCCCGGGCCCACAACCTGCCGTGGAGGTAGGTCGGTTCCAGCTCCTCCGTGCTCGGGCACGGCCACTGGATGCCCTGGTGCTGTTCCAGGCGGGCGTACGTCATGCCGTGGTGGTCGGGGGAGAGGGAGCGCAGTTCGTTCCAGACCGCCTCCGCGTCCGGGTACTTCCAGTCGTGCCCGAGGCGGGCCGCGAGGTCGCAGAGGATGTCGATGTCCTCCCGGGCCTCGCCCGGCGGGCTCACCGCCTTGCGGACCCGCTGCACGCGCCGCTCGCTGTTGGTCGTGGTGCCGTCCGTCTCCGCCCAGCCGGCGGTCGCCGGGAGGACCACGTCGGCCAGTTCGGCGGTCCTGGTCAGGAAGATGTCCTGGACGACGAGGAAGTCCAGGGCCCGCAGGCGGCGTATCGCCTGCTCGGCGTCCGCCTCGGACTGGGCCGGGTTCTCGCCGACGCAGTAGACGGCGCGCAGCTCCCCGGTGTCCATCGCCTCGAACATCTCCGTCAGGGTGAGGCCGTGGCGCGGCTCGACCACCGTGTCCCAGGCCGTCTCGAACTTCCGGCGGACCTCCGGGTCGAGGACGTCCTGGAAGCCGGGGAGGCGATTGGGGATGGCGCCCATGTCGCCCCCGCCCTGCACGTTGTTCTGGCCGCGCAGGGGTTGCAGCCCGGAGCCGTAGCGGCCGACGTGGCCGGTGAGCAGGGAGAGGTTGATCAGGGCGCGCACGTTGTCCGTGCCGTTGTGGTGCTCGGTGATGCCGAGGGTCCAGCACAGCTGGGCGCGCTCGGCGCGGGCGTAGGCGTGGGCCAACTCGCGGATGGCGGCGGCCGGTACGCCGGTCACCTTCTCGGCCAGGGAGAGCGTCCAGGGTTCGACCAGGGCCTTGTAGGCGTCGTAGCCCGTCGTCGCGCGGGCGATGAACGCCTCGTTGGCCAGGCCCGCGTGGATGATCTCCCGGCCGACCGCGTGCGCCAGCGGGATGTCCGTGCCGACGTTCGGGCCGAGCCAGCTCTCCGCCCACTCGGCGGTGGAGGTGCGGCGCGGGTCGACGGCGTACATGCGGGCGCCGCCCCGGATGCCCTTCAGCACGTGCTGGAAGAAGATGGGGTGCGCGAAGCGCGCGTTGGAGCCCCACATCACGATGACGTCGGTGTGCTCGATCTCCTCGTAGGAGGAGGTGCCGCCGCCCGAGCCGAAGGCGGCCGACAGGCCCGCGACGCTCGGTGCGTGACAGGTGCGGTTGCAGGAGTCGACGTTGTGGGTGCCCATGACCACCCGGGCGAACTTCTGCGCGACGTAGTTCATCTCGTTGGTCGCCCGCGCACAGGAGAACATCCCGAACGCGCCGCGCGCCGCGGCCAG is a genomic window containing:
- a CDS encoding molybdopterin oxidoreductase family protein — protein: MRKRDRTPKTYTRLTHPLVRDSRDEPFRRATWEEALDRTARGLAAARGAFGMFSCARATNEMNYVAQKFARVVMGTHNVDSCNRTCHAPSVAGLSAAFGSGGGTSSYEEIEHTDVIVMWGSNARFAHPIFFQHVLKGIRGGARMYAVDPRRTSTAEWAESWLGPNVGTDIPLAHAVGREIIHAGLANEAFIARATTGYDAYKALVEPWTLSLAEKVTGVPAAAIRELAHAYARAERAQLCWTLGITEHHNGTDNVRALINLSLLTGHVGRYGSGLQPLRGQNNVQGGGDMGAIPNRLPGFQDVLDPEVRRKFETAWDTVVEPRHGLTLTEMFEAMDTGELRAVYCVGENPAQSEADAEQAIRRLRALDFLVVQDIFLTRTAELADVVLPATAGWAETDGTTTNSERRVQRVRKAVSPPGEAREDIDILCDLAARLGHDWKYPDAEAVWNELRSLSPDHHGMTYARLEQHQGIQWPCPSTEELEPTYLHGRLWARDPDRRGRLAPFGIVRHDPPVDLTDEHYPIRLTTGRRLDSYNTGVQSGGYASPLRRGEAVELCPEDAERYGVAVGEEVRVTSRRGSLLAPVWVDTALRPGLAFMSFHFPDEVDTNQLTIEANCPIAGTAEFKASAIRIEKVSTGGPALR
- a CDS encoding NAD(P)H-dependent oxidoreductase subunit E, with amino-acid sequence MDLRFGDGKPTDEERAAVDALLGPPESSWEGADRSDADLRWARGGREARNRRDQLLPALHALNDRVGWISEGALDYVCRRLTVPPAEAYGVATFYAMFSVRPRPATVLHVCTDLACTAAGASELCAAVEARLGPESGVKVERSPCLGLCERAPAALVIRAGAPADAAQGAVTARPAFEDEAVQADSEGPGAAAPGVGTGKGRRGRNTLHATAVCAPATPDTAVHTATGPESAPAEPASALAVPQTGAPDLTLLKRVGTVDPTSLDDYRAHGGYTALRRAFALGPAAVIREVTDAGLVGRGGAAFPTGRKWQATAAQPDHPHYLVCNADESEPGTFKDRVLMEGDPYALVEAMTIAAYATGAHRGYLYLRGEYPRATARLTHAIEQARTRGLLGDDVLGQGYAFDIEIRRGAGAYICGEETALFNSIEGRRGEPRSKPPFPVEKGLFGKPTVENNVETLVNVLPILTRGAEAYAAIGTPASTGPKLFCVSGSVARPGVYELPFGATLGELLTLAGVRDGLRAVLLGGAAGGFVRPDELDIPLTFEGTREAGTTLGSGVVMAFDDTVPLPRLLLRIAEFFRDESCGQCVPCRVGTVRQEEALHRLVDRTGADADGDITLLREVGRAMRDASICGLGQTAWNAVESAIDRLGAYE